In Lacerta agilis isolate rLacAgi1 chromosome 1, rLacAgi1.pri, whole genome shotgun sequence, the following proteins share a genomic window:
- the LOC117060562 gene encoding LOW QUALITY PROTEIN: 60S ribosomal protein L30-like (The sequence of the model RefSeq protein was modified relative to this genomic sequence to represent the inferred CDS: inserted 1 base in 1 codon; deleted 1 base in 1 codon) gives MVAAKKTKKSLESINSSFITLAMKSGKYVLGYKQTLKMIRQGKAKLVILANXALRKSETEYYAMLAKTGVHHYSRNNIELGTACGKYYRVCTLAIIDPGDSDIIRSMPEQTSEK, from the exons ATGGTGGCCGCCAAGAAGACGAAGAAGTCCCTCGAGTCCATAAACTCCAGTTTCATA ACTCTGGCTATGAAAAGTGGTAAATATGTACTGGGATACAAGCAGACTCTGAAAATGATCCGACAGGGCAAAGCCAAGTTGGTCATCCTAGCCA AGGCTCTAAGGAAATCAGAAACTGAGTACTATGCTATGTTGGCCAAAACTGGTGTGCACCACTACAGCCGtaacaatat tGAATTGGGTACAGCTTGTGGAAAGTACTACAGAGTGTGTACACTTGCCATCATTGACCCAGGTGATTCTGACATCATTAGAAGCATGCCAGAACAAACCAGTGAGAAGTAG
- the LOC117060682 gene encoding 28S ribosomal protein S36, mitochondrial-like, whose product MGSKMAAASRVVQVVKPHTPLIKFPDRRSTVLPNLQYRCLYSQRGPLPHVSASQLSAGGGPSSTNISFSSRIQGTPDTSELVKMLPQKYRRKSMSVEEMEYTQRGGPE is encoded by the coding sequence ATGGGAAGCAAGATGGCGGCCGCCAGTAGGGTCGTTCAGGTAGTGAAGCCACATACACCCTTAATTAAGTTTCCAGACAGAAGAAGTACTGTACTCCCAAACCTACAATACAGGTGCCTCTACAGTCAAAGAGGGCCTCTGCCTCATGTTTCAGCCTCACAACTCTCTGCTGGAGGTGGGCCATCATCTACAAATATTTCATTCTCCAGTAGAATTCAAGGCACACCTGACACTTCAGAATTAGTAAAAATGTTACCTCAAAAATATAGAAGGAAATCCATGTCAGTGGAAGAGATGGAGTATACCCAACGTGGAGGTCCAGAATAA